The following coding sequences are from one Coffea arabica cultivar ET-39 chromosome 11e, Coffea Arabica ET-39 HiFi, whole genome shotgun sequence window:
- the LOC113718267 gene encoding uncharacterized protein → MDKTWMKISNRKDKAYELGVKNFLKFAYSQKVENQKIPCPCTQCNNFCNQTKTVVEDHLLTQGIRKSYTRWIHHGEQFRHQNCGDSTKNGDGEEDSDTEDLNDMLHDIGTAQWGDNWAGREESTDDSLNANHSDTNNFLKLLEDAKKELYPGNHFYSKLSFVVTLLHLKTMSGWTIKSFNALLEIFSHALPPEATVPKSFADAKKLIRDLGFKSEKIHACVNDCVLFRKENENFDTCPNLNCKEPRYKMAGSRVPRKVLRYFPLKPRLQRLYTHKEIASDMRWHKEKCVHDDNIMRHPADSEAWKDFDRLHPDFAVDPRNVRLGLATDGFNPFGTMSSAYSIWPIYLVPYNLPPWKCMRDPFFFLSMLIPGPKSPGNEIDVYMEPLIDELNEMWLGVETYDAYSGKKFDLRAPLLWTINDFPAYAMLSGWSTKGYQACPICMVETTCVHLPHRKKLCYTGHRRFLPIDHSWRREKKPFDGNVDFRNPVAPLSGNEILDQVQNMEVNFGKTKAQSNAKKRKRSESGLNWTKKSCFFELPYWADLLLRHNLDLMHVSKNVSEAVIATIMDIENKTKDHWLCRQDLKDLGLKKELHLIPNGDSYIMPHACYSLTKEEKKRKSFVTTYNSRHMDPLL, encoded by the coding sequence ATGGATAAAACTTGGATGAAGATTAGCAATAGGAAGGACAAGGCTTATGAACTCGGAGTCAAAAATTTCCTCAAGTTTGCATATtctcaaaaagttgaaaatcagaaaatcccaTGCCCATGTACACAATGCAATAATTTTTGTAACCAAACTAAAACAGTTGTGGAGGATCACTTATTGACTCAAGGCATTCGTAAAAGCTACACAAGATGGATACACCATGGGGAACAATTTCGACACCAAAATTGTGGGGATAGTACTAAAAATGGGGATGGAGAGGAGGATAGTGATACTGAAGATTTAAATGACATGTTGCACGACATTGGGACAGCACAATGGGGGGACAATTGGGCTGGTAGGGAAGAATCAACGGATGATAGTCTAAATGCGAATCATAGTGACACAAATAACTTTCTTAAATTGTTAGAAGATGCAAAAAAGGAGCTGTATCCAGGGAATCATTTTTACTCAAAGCTATCCTTTGTAGTCACTTTGCTCCATTTGAAAACAATGAGCGGGTGGACCATAAAGTCCTTCAATgcattgctggaaatttttagCCATGCACTACCTCCTGAAGCCACAGTTCCCAAGTCTTTTGCTGATGCTAAGAAGCTCATTCGAGACTTAGGTTTTAAATCTGAAAAAATCCATGCTTGTGTCAATGATTGTGTTCTCTTCCgcaaggaaaatgaaaattttgacacTTGTCCAAATCTAAATTGTAAAGAACCTCGCTACAAGATGGCAGGTTCAAGAGTTCCACGCAAAGTTTTGCGTTACTTTCCTTTGAAGCCTAGGCTGCAACGATTATATACCCACAAAGAAATAGCTTCAGATATGAGATGGCATAAAGAAAAGTGTGTGCATGATGATAACATCATGCGGCATCCAGCAGACAGTGAAGCATGGAAAGACTTTGATAGGTTGCATCCGGACTTCGCCGTTGATCCTAGAAATGTGAGGTTAGGTCTTGCAACTGATGGTTTCAATCCTTTTGGGACCATGAGTAGTGCTTATAGCATCTGGCCTATTTATCTAGTGCCATACAATCTGCCCCCTTGGAAGTGTATGAGagatcctttctttttcctatcAATGCTAATTCCTGGGCCTAAATCCCCGGGAAATGAGATTGATGTTTACATGGAGCCTCTAATAGATGAACTGAATGAAATGTGGCTTGGTGTTGAAACATATGATGCATATAGTGGCAAGAAATTTGACCTCCGGGCACCTTTACTATGGACTATAAATGATTTTCCAGCTTATGCAATGCTGTCCGGATGGAGTACGAAAGGGTATCAAGCATGTCCTATTTGCATGGTTGAGACAACTTGCGTACATTTACCACATCGAAAAAAGTTGTGTTACACAGGTCATCGCCGCTTCTTACCCATTGACCATTCTTGGCGGCGAGAAAAAAAACCTTTCGATGGCAATGTGGACTTTAGGAATCCTGTTGCACCTTTATctggaaatgaaattttggatcaGGTACAAAATATGGAGGTAAATTTTGGGAAGACCAAGGCGCAATCCAATGCAAAGAAACGCAAGCGTTCTGAGAGTGGTTTGAACTGGACAAAGAAAAGTTGTTTCTTTGAGTTACCATATTGGGCAGACCTCCTTCTTAGGCATAATTTGGATTTAATGCATGTGTCAAAAAATGTCTCAGAGGCTGTCATTGCCACAATTATGGATATTGAAAACAAAACCAAAGACCACTGGTTGTGTCGTCAAGATTTGAAGGATTTGGGTTTGAAAAAAGAGCTACATTTGATTCCAAATGGCGACTCTTATATCATGCCACATGCCTGTTACAGCCTAACCAAGGAGGAGAAAAAGCGAAAATCGTTTGTGACGACTTACAACAGTCGTCACATGGACCCCCTTTTGTGA